A window of the Pseudomonas furukawaii genome harbors these coding sequences:
- the rep gene encoding DNA helicase Rep has product MSRLNPRQQEAVNYVGGPLLVLAGAGSGKTSVITRKIAYLVQQCGIRAQHIVAVTFTNKAAREMKERVSSLLRGSEGKGLTVSTFHNLGLNIIRKEHSRLGYKPGFSIFDESDIKALLTDIMQKEYSGDDGVDEIKNYIGNWKNDLILPDEALARARNPKEQTAAIVYLHYQRTLKAYNAVDFDDLILLPVKLFQDNPDILEKWQHRVRYMLVDEYQDTNASQYLLVKLLVQHRAQFTVVGDDDQSIYAWRGARPENLMQLKEDFPSLKVVMLEQNYRSTSRILKCANILIANNPHVFEKQLWSEMGVGDPIRVIRCRNEDAEAERIAMEILTLHLRTQRPYSEFAILYRGNHQAKLMELKLQHHQIPYRLSGGTSFFGRQEVKDLMSYFRLLVNPDDDNAFLRVINVPRREIGSTTLEKLGNYATERGISMYAACDEMGLSEHLDSRFTERLQRFKRFMDKVRQQCAQNDPIAALRSMVMDIDYENWIRQNASSDKVADFRMGNVWFLVDALKNTLERDEEGGMTIEEAIAKLVLRDMLERQQEEEEGADGVQMMTLHASKGLEFPYVFIMGVEEDILPHRSSIEADTIEEERRLAYVGITRARQNLAMTFAAKRKQYGEIIDCSPSRFLEELPQEDLEWEGMDDAPVEVKAARGNTALADIRAMLKKN; this is encoded by the coding sequence ATGTCCCGACTCAATCCCCGGCAGCAGGAAGCCGTGAACTACGTCGGTGGTCCCCTATTGGTGCTCGCCGGCGCAGGCTCCGGCAAGACCAGCGTGATCACCCGGAAGATCGCCTACCTGGTGCAACAGTGCGGGATCCGCGCCCAGCACATCGTCGCGGTGACCTTCACCAACAAGGCGGCGCGCGAGATGAAGGAGCGCGTCAGTTCCCTCCTGCGCGGCAGCGAGGGCAAGGGCCTGACCGTCTCCACCTTCCATAACCTGGGCCTGAACATCATCCGCAAGGAGCACTCGCGGCTGGGCTACAAGCCGGGTTTCTCGATCTTCGACGAGTCGGACATCAAGGCCCTGCTCACCGACATCATGCAGAAGGAGTACTCGGGCGACGACGGCGTCGACGAGATCAAGAACTACATCGGCAACTGGAAGAACGACCTGATCCTGCCGGACGAGGCGCTGGCCAGGGCGCGCAACCCCAAGGAGCAGACCGCCGCCATCGTCTACCTGCACTACCAGCGCACGCTCAAGGCCTACAACGCGGTGGACTTCGACGACCTGATCCTGTTGCCGGTGAAACTCTTCCAGGACAACCCGGACATCCTCGAGAAGTGGCAGCACCGGGTGCGCTACATGCTGGTGGACGAGTACCAGGACACCAACGCCAGCCAGTACCTGCTGGTGAAGCTGCTGGTGCAGCATCGCGCCCAGTTCACCGTGGTGGGCGACGACGACCAGTCGATCTACGCCTGGCGCGGCGCGCGACCGGAGAACCTGATGCAGCTGAAGGAGGACTTCCCCTCCCTCAAGGTGGTGATGCTGGAGCAGAACTACCGCTCCACCAGCCGCATCCTCAAGTGCGCCAACATCCTCATCGCGAACAATCCCCATGTGTTCGAGAAGCAGTTGTGGAGCGAGATGGGCGTGGGCGACCCGATCCGGGTGATCCGCTGTCGCAACGAGGACGCCGAGGCCGAGCGCATCGCCATGGAAATCCTCACCCTGCACCTGCGCACCCAGCGCCCCTACAGCGAGTTCGCCATCCTCTACCGGGGCAACCACCAGGCCAAGCTGATGGAGCTCAAGCTCCAGCACCACCAGATCCCCTATCGGCTCTCGGGAGGCACCAGCTTTTTCGGCCGCCAGGAAGTGAAGGACCTGATGTCCTATTTCCGCCTGCTGGTGAACCCGGACGACGACAACGCCTTCCTCCGGGTGATCAACGTACCGCGTCGGGAAATCGGCTCGACCACCCTGGAGAAGCTCGGCAACTACGCCACCGAACGGGGCATCTCCATGTACGCCGCCTGCGACGAGATGGGCCTTTCGGAACACCTGGACAGCCGCTTCACCGAGCGCCTGCAGCGCTTCAAGCGCTTCATGGACAAGGTGCGCCAGCAATGCGCCCAGAACGACCCCATCGCCGCCCTGCGCAGCATGGTGATGGACATCGACTACGAGAACTGGATTCGCCAGAACGCCTCCAGCGACAAGGTCGCGGACTTCCGCATGGGCAACGTCTGGTTCCTCGTCGACGCCCTGAAGAACACCCTGGAGCGTGACGAGGAAGGCGGCATGACCATCGAGGAGGCCATCGCCAAGCTGGTGCTGCGGGACATGCTGGAGCGCCAGCAGGAGGAAGAGGAAGGCGCCGACGGCGTGCAGATGATGACCCTGCACGCCTCCAAGGGCCTGGAATTCCCCTACGTGTTCATCATGGGCGTGGAGGAAGACATCCTCCCCCACCGCTCCAGCATCGAGGCCGACACCATCGAGGAAGAACGCCGCCTGGCCTACGTGGGCATCACCCGTGCGCGGCAGAACCTGGCCATGACCTTCGCCGCCAAGCGCAAGCAGTACGGCGAGATCATCGACTGCTCGCCCAGCCGCTTCCTCGAGGAACTGCCCCAGGAAGACCTGGAATGGGAAGGCATGGACGACGCGCCGGTGGAAGTGAAGGCGGCCCGCGGCAACACGGCCCTGGCCGACATCCGCGCCATGTTGAAGAAGAACTGA
- a CDS encoding xanthine phosphoribosyltransferase, with the protein MEALKQKIREEGIVLSDQVLKVDAFLNHQIDPRLMQQVGHEFAQRFQGQGITKIVTIEASGIAPAVMAGLELGVPVIFARKFQSLTLKNDLLISKVFSFTKQTESTIAISAKHLSAADKVLVIDDFLANGHAAKALIDLIQQAGASVAGIGIVIEKSFQDGRALLEREGYRIESLARVASLADGQVTFLE; encoded by the coding sequence GTGGAAGCGCTGAAACAGAAGATTCGTGAAGAGGGCATCGTACTGTCCGACCAGGTGCTGAAGGTCGATGCCTTCCTCAACCACCAGATCGACCCGCGCCTGATGCAGCAGGTAGGTCATGAATTCGCCCAACGCTTCCAGGGCCAGGGGATCACCAAGATCGTCACCATCGAGGCTTCCGGCATCGCTCCGGCGGTGATGGCGGGGCTGGAACTGGGCGTACCGGTGATCTTCGCCCGCAAGTTCCAGTCGCTGACCCTGAAGAACGACCTGCTGATCTCCAAGGTGTTCTCCTTCACCAAGCAGACCGAGAGCACCATCGCCATCTCCGCCAAGCACCTGTCGGCCGCCGACAAGGTCCTGGTGATCGACGACTTCCTGGCCAACGGCCACGCGGCCAAGGCCCTGATCGACCTGATCCAGCAGGCGGGCGCCAGCGTCGCCGGCATCGGCATCGTGATCGAGAAGTCCTTCCAGGACGGCCGGGCACTGCTGGAACGCGAGGGTTACCGGATCGAGTCCCTGGCGCGGGTGGCCTCACTCGCCGACGGCCAGGTGACCTTCCTCGAATAG
- a CDS encoding c-type cytochrome, producing MNLIKKMLAAQAAVLALWAVGAQAATNDAIAERIKPVGEVCVQGQECKGVGAVAAAAGGGARTPDDIIAKHCGACHTAGVLGAPKIGDTAAWKERADHQGGLDGILAKAISGINAMPPKGTCADCTDDELKATIKKMSGL from the coding sequence GTGAACCTAATCAAGAAGATGCTGGCGGCCCAGGCTGCCGTATTGGCCCTGTGGGCTGTTGGCGCCCAGGCCGCGACCAACGACGCCATCGCCGAGCGAATCAAGCCGGTGGGCGAGGTCTGCGTACAGGGTCAGGAATGCAAGGGCGTGGGCGCCGTAGCGGCCGCCGCTGGCGGCGGCGCACGTACGCCGGACGACATCATCGCCAAGCACTGTGGCGCCTGCCACACCGCTGGCGTTCTGGGCGCGCCGAAGATCGGCGATACCGCTGCCTGGAAAGAGCGCGCCGACCACCAGGGCGGCCTCGATGGCATCCTGGCCAAGGCCATCTCCGGCATCAACGCCATGCCGCCGAAAGGCACCTGTGCTGACTGCACCGATGATGAGCTGAAAGCCACCATCAAGAAGATGTCCGGCCTGTAA